Proteins co-encoded in one Desulfitobacterium hafniense DCB-2 genomic window:
- a CDS encoding helix-turn-helix domain-containing protein, which produces MNISQAVIRRIEELCRERHLSINALSNISGITQSTVNDIMSGKTYNAGIGTIKKLCDGLGLSVRDFFDSELFSNLEQEIK; this is translated from the coding sequence ATGAATATTTCTCAGGCGGTAATCCGCCGTATCGAAGAACTTTGTCGTGAGAGACATTTGAGCATTAATGCTCTTAGCAACATTTCCGGCATTACCCAATCCACTGTCAATGATATTATGAGCGGCAAAACATACAACGCCGGCATAGGTACCATAAAAAAGTTGTGTGACGGCCTGGGCCTCAGTGTTCGGGATTTTTTTGACAGCGAACTATTTTCTAATCTAGAGCAGGAAATCAAGTAG
- a CDS encoding DUF3102 domain-containing protein — translation MDDLLTERTPLLIATEINTIKQQTGKILLASAIEVGRRLREAKELLPYGEWTEWLEESVSYTERTAQNLMRIFDAYGSQQIPPAGAVSRKAGALNSGSPTSEDQVQKQGPPPNLNYTQALLLLGVPEEERFQLMEELDLESMTTRELEKAIQERKQAAAERDQALQENAELQKTVEERDSRVTHLTKERDGLKKKAEELAGAKTKEEAKVEKLSMDLESKKQSTSAKAIDRMSRNLDAAYHKAKANRIAFLYESMERNFRELRHELKEFAAKEPETYEVYRDKVMDFLTKGMKEKL, via the coding sequence ATGGATGATTTGCTCACAGAGCGGACGCCGCTTTTAATCGCAACTGAAATTAACACGATTAAACAGCAAACAGGGAAAATTCTTCTGGCCAGTGCCATTGAAGTTGGCCGTCGTCTGAGGGAAGCCAAGGAGTTGCTTCCCTATGGGGAATGGACGGAGTGGCTGGAGGAATCCGTAAGTTATACAGAAAGAACAGCTCAGAATTTGATGCGTATCTTCGATGCCTATGGGAGCCAGCAGATCCCTCCTGCCGGTGCGGTTTCTCGGAAGGCCGGTGCTCTTAATTCCGGTTCTCCCACCTCTGAGGACCAGGTTCAAAAACAGGGGCCGCCGCCTAATTTGAACTATACTCAGGCCCTCCTTCTTCTGGGTGTTCCGGAAGAGGAGCGGTTCCAGCTTATGGAGGAGCTGGATCTGGAAAGCATGACCACCCGCGAGCTGGAAAAGGCAATCCAGGAGCGGAAGCAGGCGGCTGCGGAACGGGACCAGGCCTTACAGGAAAATGCAGAGCTCCAGAAAACCGTGGAGGAGCGGGATAGTCGGGTTACCCACCTGACCAAGGAGCGGGATGGTCTGAAAAAGAAGGCCGAGGAGCTTGCTGGGGCTAAAACAAAGGAAGAGGCTAAAGTTGAGAAGCTGAGCATGGATCTGGAATCTAAAAAACAAAGCACTTCCGCCAAGGCTATCGACAGAATGAGCAGAAACCTTGATGCAGCCTATCATAAGGCTAAGGCCAATCGCATCGCTTTTTTATATGAAAGTATGGAGCGCAATTTCCGGGAGCTGCGCCATGAACTGAAAGAGTTCGCAGCTAAGGAGCCGGAAACCTATGAAGTGTATAGAGATAAGGTCATGGACTTTTTAACGAAGGGAATGAAGGAGAAACTCTAG
- a CDS encoding cyclase family protein, with the protein MRIDLTYKLTRGMLDKFLEGVQNDGKYQKFGHIGTHFDVMDKSFPLEYCELSGKVFDVSNVENRDIESGDFEMDEVEEKDFVIFHTGMMDKEGYGTEPYFRQHPQLSYELIRELIKKNVGLIGVDFAGVRRGAEHAPADQLCADNGIFIIENLNNTKQLLEAAGAHSFTMHTYPLNLGGATGLPARVIAELA; encoded by the coding sequence ATGCGCATTGATTTGACGTATAAACTGACAAGAGGGATGCTGGATAAATTCTTGGAAGGGGTACAAAATGATGGGAAGTACCAGAAGTTTGGGCATATAGGTACACATTTTGATGTGATGGACAAGAGCTTTCCCCTGGAATACTGCGAACTTTCCGGCAAGGTTTTTGATGTGAGCAATGTTGAGAACCGGGATATTGAAAGCGGTGATTTTGAGATGGATGAGGTCGAAGAGAAGGATTTCGTTATCTTTCATACAGGAATGATGGACAAGGAGGGCTATGGTACGGAGCCCTATTTTAGGCAACATCCCCAATTATCCTATGAATTAATCCGGGAGCTGATCAAGAAGAATGTCGGTCTCATCGGTGTTGATTTCGCCGGAGTACGCCGAGGAGCTGAACATGCTCCGGCCGATCAGTTGTGTGCAGATAACGGCATATTCATTATTGAGAATTTAAATAACACGAAACAGCTTTTGGAGGCGGCTGGAGCCCACTCTTTTACCATGCATACGTACCCCCTAAATTTAGGCGGTGCCACCGGACTTCCTGCACGTGTTATTGCTGAACTGGCCTGA
- a CDS encoding MarR family transcriptional regulator yields MGKGSQDFILNKIETLMTKLTLGNHEEEEWHTLLSESDLAYRDQVTLSECHIIDYIGKNRLTNAIGIATNMNITKGGVSKITARLVKKGFIEVHRLEGNRKEIFFTLTNEGKKIYELHDKLHVRVCQRITDLFDSYTESELQAIGRFFSELTDIV; encoded by the coding sequence ATGGGAAAAGGAAGTCAGGATTTTATATTAAATAAAATAGAAACCCTTATGACAAAATTGACTTTAGGAAATCACGAGGAAGAAGAATGGCATACCCTATTATCGGAGAGCGATTTAGCTTACAGGGATCAGGTCACACTTTCTGAATGTCATATCATTGACTATATTGGCAAAAACCGCCTGACCAATGCTATTGGCATTGCCACTAACATGAATATCACTAAAGGCGGAGTTTCCAAAATTACGGCCCGCCTCGTTAAAAAGGGATTTATTGAGGTACACCGCCTGGAAGGCAATCGCAAAGAAATCTTCTTCACCTTAACCAATGAAGGTAAAAAAATATATGAGCTGCATGACAAGCTTCATGTCCGCGTATGTCAAAGAATTACCGATCTTTTTGACAGTTATACAGAATCTGAGTTGCAAGCCATAGGCCGATTTTTCAGTGAACTAACCGATATTGTTTAG